The sequence AGGGCCAATCGTGGTCAAGAATTGGGCAGCCATTTATCGTGGGCGGAGTGAAGACGAGTTTGTTGAGCTTATCCACTATCAAGAGACGAGACATTACGTTAAGCGGGTGTTGCGAAGCTACAGGGAATATCGTCGTCTGGCAGGAGTCCAAAAGTCCGTTTCTTGACAAGATGTTGTGAAGTTTTTATAGTGCACCCCTATTCCTAGAGGCCCAACAAAGAGGAGCTGTCATGGCGTTGGATCGACTTGATGCGCTTGAAACTCGAATCCGTGATCTGGTGCAGCTGGTTCAAGAGCTTAAGCGTAAAAATGCGGTATTGGAAGAAGAGGTCAAGACGGCCCGCCAGCGATTGGCCGCACAGGATGATACGAATCGCCAGTGGGAGAAGGAGCGGGTCGATATCAGGGCACGAATAGAAAAAGTCATGAGCGAGATCGAACTGCTCGAATGCATCGAGGATCCCAAGGAGGTGGCCATTGACTAAGACCATTGATGTCGAAATTTATGGTCAACGGTATGCAGTCACGGGAGACGGAGATGACGTCTATATTCGGCGGCTGGCCCATTTTGTCGATGATCGCATGAAACATCTGGCCGAAGGAATGAAAACGACGACCCCGGCAAAGTTGGCAGTGCTCACTGCCATCAACCTTGCCCATCAACTATTTGAATCTGAGAAGAAACGAACACAAGGAGAGGCCGATGTCGAACGACGAATGGCTACCTTGATGGAGTCCATCGATGAACAGATGCCAACATCGCTCTTTCGCTAGAAGGATTCGTCTTGCTTTCAAAGAGTCCCTTTGTTATCGTGAAGATAGGTGAGTGTGTTGATGGCCAGAGGGAAGGATAATATCGCATAATCGTTCTTATACCGGAAACGTGTGTAGTCAAAAGAAGAGAGCAGGTACCTTGAGGGGATACGAAGAACTGGTTCGGTGGATACTCATGGTAAGAACCCTGGTTGGTCAACCGGTTAGGTGTGCTGCGAAACGGCCTGTTGTCCGACACAACGATATCAGGAAGATGCCGGCCCGAGCCGGTGAGTATCTATCACCCACATCTGTTTCGACAACCGACTCTCGCCGGCGACTGATCAGAAGCGATCAGCAACAACGGAGAGCCAGGGTAAGAAATATGTTCACTGTGGAAACGTACCCCCACGCTCTTTTGTGTTTCCAGGTCGAACGACTCACGATCTCCTAAATCCTCCCCCTGTCTTCATCTTACATAGCACGTATGCCCATTATGCATGGTCCGTGAGTGGGCGCTCCGTCAGGTTGTGCATAGCCACCTGATGGTTTTCAAGAAGGGGGTGACTTCCATTTCAACCTCAATTGTCGTGTACATCATGCTTTCCGGTATTGTCGGCGCCGTAGTCGGAGCTGGGATATTCGAGCTTCTGCGTCGCCGGATGACAGGTGCCAAACAGGCTGAGGCGGAGGGGTTGGCTAAACAGGTTGTGCAGAACGCACAACGCGAGGCGGAGAACGTTCTCAAGGAAGCACGGCTAGAGGCGAAGGATCTGGCTTTCAAGGCAAAATCCGAGTTCGAGCAAGAACAGAAGGCCAAATTGGGCGAACTCTTGACGCTTGAAAAACGCCTCATCCAGAGAGAAGAAGGGTTCGACCAAAAGGTCGCCGCGCTAGAAAAAAGGGAGAATGAGGCTCGCAAACGCGAGGTCGATTTTACGAAACGAGAAGAGGGGCTTTTGGCCAAGGAATCTGCCTGCGCGAAAGCCGAGCGTGAGCACCGTGATGCGTTGGAGCGTGTGGCTGGGATGACGGCGGACGAGGCCAAGAAGCAGCTGATCGTGGAGATGGAATCGCAGGCTCGACTGGACGCCGTTGGAATTGCAAAACGGACGATCGAAGAGGCCCGTGAGAACGCGGAGCGGGAGGCGCGAGAGATCATTACGTCTTCGATTCAACGCGTCGTTCGAGACTACGTCTCGGAGTCCACGATTTCAGTGGTTCCGATCCCCACCGATGCCATGAAAGGCCGCATCATCGGTCGGGAAGGGCGAAATATCCGCGCGCTTGAGGCGGCGACGGGTATCGATCTCATCATTGATGAAACCCCGGAGGCCGTGATCATTTCAGGATTTGATCCATTACGACGAGAGATCGCAAAGGTGTCGTTGGAACGACTGATGCACGATGGCCGCATCCACCCCACTCGCATTGAAGAGATCGTCGAAAAAGTGAAGGTGGACATCGACAAGCTGATGTATGAAGAGGCTGAGAAGATTATCTTTGAGCTGGGGCTTTCCGACTTTCATCCGGAATTGATCAAAGTGTTGGGACGTCTGAAGTATCGAACGAGCTACGGACAGAATAACCTCTACCATGCCCGCGAAGCCTCCTACATTTGCGGCATCATGGCATCGGAGCTGGGATTGGATGTCAGGTTGGCTCGTCGCGGAGCCCTGCTCCACGATATCGGCAAGGCAGTCAGCCATGAAGAAGAAGGACCACACGCCATGCTGGGGGCTGAGATTGCCAAGAAATACGGGGAATCGGCCAAAATCGTCAATGCGATCGCCGCGCATCACGAGCAGGTGGAGCCAATTTGTCCGGAGAGCGTGTTGGTCGCGGCGGCCGAAGCGTTGTCGGCCGCACGCCCCGGTGCACGACGAGAGGCGCTGGAATCTTACGTCAAGCGGCTCGAAAAGCTTGAGTCGCTGGCGACCGGACACAAGGGTGTGCAGAAGGCATACGCCATCCAGGCCGGGCGTGAAATTCGCGTTATTGTCAGGCAAGAAGACATCACCGATGCTGAGTCTTTTCAGCTGTCTCGTGAACTGGCAAAAAAGATTGAACAGGAGTTGACCTATCCGGGACAGATTAAGGTGACCGTCATCAGAGAAAGTCGATACGTGGAATACGCCAAATGAAGGTGCTCTGTATCGGCGACATTATGGGAGAGCCCGGCCGTCGAGTTGTGGCTCGGGCAGTGCCTCGCCTGGTCGCGCAGCGTCAGATTGATGCGGTGATTGCGAATGGCGAAAATGTCGCGGGAGGGTTCGGTATCACACCGGAACTGGCAGAGGAGCTCTTTGAGACGGGCGTCTCGGTGATCACCACAGGCAATCATGCCTGGGACAAGAAGGAAGCAGTCGAGTATTTTTCTCGTGAGCCTCGTTTGCTCCGTCCAGCGAACTATCCAGCGGGAGTTCCGGGGAACGGGAGTGTCGTCATTGAGACGGCAGGCGGTGAGCGGCTGGCGGTTCTGCAGGTAATGGGTCGAGTGTACATGCCGACGATTGATTGCCCGTTTCAGACGGCGAAGCGAGAAGTGTCACGGTTGAAGCGGGACACTTCCGCCATCATCGTCGATATGCATGCGGAGGCCACCTCTGAAAAAATGGCCATGGGGCATTTTTTGGATGGGGAAGTGGGGGCTGTCGTCGGCACACACACCCATGTGCAGACTGCTGATGAGCAGATCCTTCCAAAAGGGACCGCGTACATCACGGATATCGGCATGACGGGGCCGCTTCATTCGGTCATCGGAGTCAAAAAGGAATTAGCGATAGAAAAGTTTTTGACCGGAATGCCTCGGCGGTTTGAGGTTGCTTCCGGACCGTCGGTGTTCTGTGCGGTCTTGCTTGAACTTGATCCCCGCTTGGGGAAGGTCATTGCATTTGAACGACTCCGCCTTGTTGATTAGCCAGGCATGCCGAGGTCGGCACCGTGTGGCGTGCCTCTCGGGGATTGCACAGTAATCCTCACACGCGACTCGGAAGGAGCGAGCTCACGAATACCTACTCTCCCTCCTCACTTTTCCCTCCTGCGTTTGATGAGCCTCCAAGGCCAATTCTCACGGTGTCTGAATTTACCGCCATGGTTCGAGCTTCCCTTGAAGCCGATTTTGCCGAAGTCTGGCTTGAAGGGGAAATTTCAAATCTGCGCGCGCCGGGATCTGGGCACCTCTATTGTACGTTGAAGGATCAGTCGAGTCAGATTCGAACGGTCATCTTTCGTTCAGCGGCGCTTCGTTTGCGATTCGGGTTGGAGGATGGGCTACAGGTCATCGTGCGCGGACGGCTCTCAGTCTATGAGCCACGCGGAGAGTATCAGCTTATCCTTGATCATCTTGAGCCCAAAGGGCGAGGCGCTCTTCAGTTAGCGTTTGAACAGCTCAAACGCCGTCTTGAAGCAGAAGGGCTCTTCAACGCACAGCGTAAACGACCATTGCCGGTGTTCCCTCGAAAAGTTGGAATCGTCACCTCACCGACCGGAGCGGCGGTTCGTGACTTGCTCACCGTCTTACACCGTCGGTGTCCTGTCTTGAGCATCGTTCTCGCGCCTGTTCAGGTCCAAGGAGCCGAAGCAGCCGAACAGATTGCCTCGGCTATTCACGCACTCAACAAGCTCGGCTCGATCGATGTGATAGTTGTCGGGCGAGGTGGCGGTTCGATGGAGGATCTGTGGAGTTTCAACGAAGAAACCGTCGTGCGGGCGATTGCCGCATCCCGGATTCCGATCATTTCAGCCGTTGGGCATGAGACGGACGTCACCCTGGCCGACTTTGCGGCCGACGTACGGGCACCCACACCATCGGCTGCGGCGGAAATGGTTGCTCCGGTATTGGCGGAGATCGTGGAACGTCTCGAGAGGCTCTCGACTCGTTGTCGGCAAGCGATCATTTCGCAATGCTGTGAGCGCACTCAACGACTTGATCTCATGTTGCTCCATCTGGGGGATATCCGATTTCGAATTCTGAGAGAAGCGCAACATGTGGACAGTGTTATGGCGGATATGCGAGAAGCCATACGTGCCAAGTTGAAACAGGGGACGGCAACGGCACAGGCATGGAGCCAAGCCTTGGCGTCCGCGAGCCCTGAGGGTCGAGTGCGTCACGGTATGGCCGTTGTCCCGCAATTGTGGTCACGGTTGATGGGAGCGATGAGTCATGGCCTCAAGCAAAACGAGCAGCGTACGCATGCGTATCTCGACAGATTGAATAGTCTGAGCCCACTTGCCATACTAGACCGAGGCTATGGGATTCTCGAAACGGTGCCGCACCGCCAAACCATTCGAGATATCAACCAAGTCTCTGTGGGTGAACAAATCCGGGCGCGGCTTGCGAACGGCCGACTACGCTGTAGGGTGGAAGAAGTGACTCCCGGTTCGTCCGTATAAATGCCGGCTCCGACTTCGATATAATGCGCCGCGGTCTCACTCAAAGGAGAATGTTGTGGCTGGAGTGAAATTTGAACAAGCGATGGCCAGGCTGGAAGTCATCGTGGGTGAATTGGAGAAGGGAGATCTGCCGCTCGATGAATCATTAAAGATTTTCGAGGAAGGCATCAGGCTATCGAGGAATTGTTTGAGGGTGCTGGAAGAAGCGGAGCGGAAAGTGGAAGTTCTTGTCCAGGACAAGAACGGGAAGAAGCAGCTGCGCGCGTTCACATCCGAAGACATCGACCTGAAGGGCTCCACCGCGGAGTCTTAACGAAGCCCCATCTGATTCAGGGGGCGTTTCATGTGCTCCTGTCTTTACCACCCATGGGTACGAGAGTACGACTCGAGAAGGATCGCTGCGATCACGTGCTGGTGGTTCAGGGCTTGGTGCCGAGCCGAGATACGGCGGCCCGGATGATTCTGGCCGGGAAAGTCAAAAGCAACGGGCTCATTCTCGACAAACCATCCAGAATGATTCCCGTGGATGCGGTCATTGAGATGACCGGGGAACGTCAGCCCTTTGTGAGTCGAGGAGGTGAAAAGCTCGCGGCAGCTCTTGATGTTTCTTCACTGACTCCTCAGGGACGAGTTTGTCTCGATGTCGGATGTTCGACGGGAGGATTCACCGACTGCTTGTTGCAAAGAGGGGCAGCGAGAGTCTATGCGGTTGATGTTGGTTACGGCCAATTCGACTGGCGACTTCGACAAGACCCGCGCGTCGTGTTGATTGAGCGGACCAACATACGGTACATGGTACGTTCCGCCATCCCAGAACCGATCGATCTGGTCGTCATCGATGTGTCCTTTATCTCTCTGACGAAAGTGCTGCAGCCCATCATTCAGTTTCTACGACCTCGCGCCGATATCATCGTTTTGATTAAACCGCAGTTTGAAGTAGGAAAGGGGCAAGTGGGTCGAGGAGGCGTCGTACGGGATGAGGGGCAACGAGAGGAGGTAGTCAGGAGAGTCTTACGGTTTGCGACCGACATAGGAATACGGACGAATCGGGTCGTCGCATCTCCCATCAAAGGCAAAAAAAAAGGCAATGAAGAAGTATTGGCAATTCTTGAATACCATGCCTCGTTTCATGGTATGTAAGAAAGGTTGCAGTAGACAGCTCACTGAGGAGGGCCAATGAAAGTACTGGTGACGGGTGGTGCAGGATTTATTGGGTCTCATGTTGTGGACCGACTCGTGGAAGAAGGGCATCAAGTTATCGTCGTCGACAATCTGGCAACCGGGAAGCGAAAAAACGTCAATCGCGCAGCGAGCCTCTACAAGACCGACATTACCAGCGGGCGATTAGAGCGGGTGTTCCGCAATGAGCGACCCAACGTGGTCCTTCATCTCGCGGCTCAGATCAGCGTACGCAATTCCGTGGAAGATCCGGTGTTCGATGCGCAAGTCAACGTCTTGGGCACCATGAACGTACTGCAACAGGCGGTTCGGTATGGATGTCGAAAGGTTGTCTTTTCCTCATCCGGGGGGGCGATCTACGGTGAACAAGAGACGTTCCCTGCCCCGGAATCTCACGGCAATAACCCGCTGTCACCCTATGGCATCAGCAAGCTATGCGGTGAGCATTACTTGTCCTATTTCCAACAAATGGGCGGCATCCCAGTGGTCAGCCTACGATATGCCAACGTCTATGGACCACGGCAGGATCCTGAGGGTGAAGCCGGGGTGGTCGCCATCTTTATCCAGAAGATGTTGAATAATGAGCAACCCATTATCAATGGAAACGGCCGACAAACACGGGACTTTGTGTTTGTGGATGATGTGGCGGAAGCCAATCTTGCAGCCATGAGCCAGGATGCGCACGGGGTCTACAACGTCGGAACTGGGACCGAGACATCTGTGAACGAGCTATTCCGAATGCTCGCTGGTCTGACCGGTTCTCCAGCTAAGGAAGTCCATGGCCCGGCTAAGCTCGGTGAACAGCTTAGGAGTGTAATCGACCCCTCCAAGATCAAACAGGAATTGGGGTGGGAGGTAAAAGTTGATCTCGCCGAAGGACTGAAGCAGACCGTCGAATTTTTTCAGGGGAAGAACGGTCGTTGAGACGCTCGAAAGCCGAGCGGTGATGCTGAGTCACCGATTGGCTGCTATGATGTCAGCCGTAGCAGTCGACGAGAGACTGCTACGGTGTCAGTCCGTCAGTATCGAGGCACACTTCCATCGATTTGGATAGACCAGGCATCGATCCCACCGATCAAATTTTTCACATTCGAGAACCCTTGCTGAAGGAGAAAGCCCGTGGCGTCTCCGCTTCGCATGCCATGGTGGCAATAGGCAATAATCTCGGTGTTCGGGTCCAACTTTGACAGGGATTGGGGGAGGGTCCCGAGCGGGATCAAGACCGACCCTTCCAGCTTGGCGAGTTGGTTCTCCCAAGGTTCACGCACATCCAAAATGACCAACTTATCCCCTTTATCGATCCTGGCCTTTAATTCTTTCGGTGTAATGATAAAGCTCATGTGATGTCTCCTCCTAGCTGAAGTAAATCATAAGCGACCGGAGAAAAGCCTGTCAAATGCCGTCGCCGGATTGACCTGGTTTCCCTAATCTTCCCGGTTGAACTCCCACCGGCCACGTCGGTCAGGAAGCGCTACGGCACCTGTGAGATGTGCCATGAAGTCTGAGCGTGGAATCTCTTCCGCCCCAAACCGTCTGACATGGGGTGAGGACTGTTGGCAGTCGATGAGACGAAAGTCCCAGGCCTGAAGCTGTCTGACCAGCCTGACGAGAGCCACTTTGGAAGCATCGTCGACTCGTGTAAACATGGACTCCGCAAAGAACGCCCCACTGATGGCCACACCATAGAGTCCACCGACAAGGCGACCATCTTGCCACGTCTCAACGGAATGGGCGTAGCCGAGGTCATGGAGTCGTGTGTAGGCGTCCAGCATATCTCCCGTGATCCAGGTGCCTCCCTCTGGATACTGTGGGCGCGGTCCCGCGCACTGTTCCATCACATCGCGAAAGCTCGTATCGAGTGTGACGGTGAACACATTCGGACGGAGGCTTCGTTTAAGACTGCGCGGCACATGAAGCTTGTTAGGAAACAGTACGGCCCTGGGATCCGGTGACCACCAGAGAATGGGTTGATCGTCGTTGTACCAGGGGAAAATGCCGTGCCGGTATGCTTCGAGGAGACGCTCCGGACGGAGATCCCCGCCAATGGCCAGCAGGCCTTCGGGGGAGGCCCGATCGACCGGCGGGAAACGGAAATCGTGTGGATTCAGGCGAACCATCGTCAGGTACGATACTGGAAGCGGAGCAAAAAGACTATGCCGTGGAAAGAGGTGCAGTAGTTTGGGCTCAACCCGGTAATTAGTGTCTGCTATCGACCCAAAGCAGAAGCACACGACCGACCGCTATCAGAAGGCGGGCTTACGCCGATCCGCATAAAACGACGATCTCATCGCGGTAGTGGAGCGGAAATAGTCCTGCTGCAATGGGTTAGGGCTGGCGATCGGTTCTTGCCAGCTGGTTTAGGCAGAAGTGGACAATCTGCCGTAACGGGATTATACAGTCTGGCTAAACGTTGTTAAGCCTCAGGGGACCACATGGATTTACCTGGCGAAAAACTAGTCATAAAGCTGTGGGAGACACTGGTTGAGAAGGGCGTCGGCTCGCTACTCTCCCCGTGGCAAGCGGGTAGAGAAGGACGCGCACGGAATGAAGTTCGAAGGCAAGAACTTCTTATGCTTGCACAAGCGGAGAAAGATGCTGCTGATATCCGAGCTGGGAAAAAGCAACTTAGAGCCGACGGCACCTTGTTGCTCACCAACGCCCAGCAAACGATTACTCCTGATGGTATTGAACGCATTGAGCCAACACTATCCGTCTCTGATGCCGTCGAATACGGAAACCGAGCCGCTGCTGACGCTGCGGCCCGCGCCGAAATTAATGTATCAAGAGCCATTTTGTTTGCAGAGGACCAACTCGCCTACGACACACAGACCCCACCGACACGGGATATTGATGAGGATTGGTTTTTCGTGTGGCGAGAATATGCCGGCAAAGTTTCAGCTCAGGACCTGCAAAGGT is a genomic window of Candidatus Nitrospira kreftii containing:
- a CDS encoding Exodeoxyribonuclease 7 large subunit, encoding MWRASRGLHSNPHTRLGRSELTNTYSPSSLFPPAFDEPPRPILTVSEFTAMVRASLEADFAEVWLEGEISNLRAPGSGHLYCTLKDQSSQIRTVIFRSAALRLRFGLEDGLQVIVRGRLSVYEPRGEYQLILDHLEPKGRGALQLAFEQLKRRLEAEGLFNAQRKRPLPVFPRKVGIVTSPTGAAVRDLLTVLHRRCPVLSIVLAPVQVQGAEAAEQIASAIHALNKLGSIDVIVVGRGGGSMEDLWSFNEETVVRAIAASRIPIISAVGHETDVTLADFAADVRAPTPSAAAEMVAPVLAEIVERLERLSTRCRQAIISQCCERTQRLDLMLLHLGDIRFRILREAQHVDSVMADMREAIRAKLKQGTATAQAWSQALASASPEGRVRHGMAVVPQLWSRLMGAMSHGLKQNEQRTHAYLDRLNSLSPLAILDRGYGILETVPHRQTIRDINQVSVGEQIRARLANGRLRCRVEEVTPGSSV
- a CDS encoding putative UDP-glucose 4-epimerase, with product MKVLVTGGAGFIGSHVVDRLVEEGHQVIVVDNLATGKRKNVNRAASLYKTDITSGRLERVFRNERPNVVLHLAAQISVRNSVEDPVFDAQVNVLGTMNVLQQAVRYGCRKVVFSSSGGAIYGEQETFPAPESHGNNPLSPYGISKLCGEHYLSYFQQMGGIPVVSLRYANVYGPRQDPEGEAGVVAIFIQKMLNNEQPIINGNGRQTRDFVFVDDVAEANLAAMSQDAHGVYNVGTGTETSVNELFRMLAGLTGSPAKEVHGPAKLGEQLRSVIDPSKIKQELGWEVKVDLAEGLKQTVEFFQGKNGR
- a CDS encoding 16S/23S rRNA (cytidine-2'-O)-methyltransferase TlyA, with the translated sequence MLLSLPPMGTRVRLEKDRCDHVLVVQGLVPSRDTAARMILAGKVKSNGLILDKPSRMIPVDAVIEMTGERQPFVSRGGEKLAAALDVSSLTPQGRVCLDVGCSTGGFTDCLLQRGAARVYAVDVGYGQFDWRLRQDPRVVLIERTNIRYMVRSAIPEPIDLVVIDVSFISLTKVLQPIIQFLRPRADIIVLIKPQFEVGKGQVGRGGVVRDEGQREEVVRRVLRFATDIGIRTNRVVASPIKGKKKGNEEVLAILEYHASFHGM
- a CDS encoding Rhodanese, which encodes MSFIITPKELKARIDKGDKLVILDVREPWENQLAKLEGSVLIPLGTLPQSLSKLDPNTEIIAYCHHGMRSGDATGFLLQQGFSNVKNLIGGIDAWSIQIDGSVPRY
- a CDS encoding 2',3'-cyclic-nucleotide 2'-phosphodiesterase is translated as MKVLCIGDIMGEPGRRVVARAVPRLVAQRQIDAVIANGENVAGGFGITPELAEELFETGVSVITTGNHAWDKKEAVEYFSREPRLLRPANYPAGVPGNGSVVIETAGGERLAVLQVMGRVYMPTIDCPFQTAKREVSRLKRDTSAIIVDMHAEATSEKMAMGHFLDGEVGAVVGTHTHVQTADEQILPKGTAYITDIGMTGPLHSVIGVKKELAIEKFLTGMPRRFEVASGPSVFCAVLLELDPRLGKVIAFERLRLVD
- a CDS encoding Cell division protein ZapA, producing MTKTIDVEIYGQRYAVTGDGDDVYIRRLAHFVDDRMKHLAEGMKTTTPAKLAVLTAINLAHQLFESEKKRTQGEADVERRMATLMESIDEQMPTSLFR
- a CDS encoding hypothetical protein (conserved protein of unknown function); the protein is MALDRLDALETRIRDLVQLVQELKRKNAVLEEEVKTARQRLAAQDDTNRQWEKERVDIRARIEKVMSEIELLECIEDPKEVAID
- a CDS encoding Ribonuclease Y, which translates into the protein MVREWALRQVVHSHLMVFKKGVTSISTSIVVYIMLSGIVGAVVGAGIFELLRRRMTGAKQAEAEGLAKQVVQNAQREAENVLKEARLEAKDLAFKAKSEFEQEQKAKLGELLTLEKRLIQREEGFDQKVAALEKRENEARKREVDFTKREEGLLAKESACAKAEREHRDALERVAGMTADEAKKQLIVEMESQARLDAVGIAKRTIEEARENAEREAREIITSSIQRVVRDYVSESTISVVPIPTDAMKGRIIGREGRNIRALEAATGIDLIIDETPEAVIISGFDPLRREIAKVSLERLMHDGRIHPTRIEEIVEKVKVDIDKLMYEEAEKIIFELGLSDFHPELIKVLGRLKYRTSYGQNNLYHAREASYICGIMASELGLDVRLARRGALLHDIGKAVSHEEEGPHAMLGAEIAKKYGESAKIVNAIAAHHEQVEPICPESVLVAAAEALSAARPGARREALESYVKRLEKLESLATGHKGVQKAYAIQAGREIRVIVRQEDITDAESFQLSRELAKKIEQELTYPGQIKVTVIRESRYVEYAK
- a CDS encoding Exodeoxyribonuclease 7 small subunit codes for the protein MAGVKFEQAMARLEVIVGELEKGDLPLDESLKIFEEGIRLSRNCLRVLEEAERKVEVLVQDKNGKKQLRAFTSEDIDLKGSTAES
- a CDS encoding Leucyl/phenylalanyl-tRNA--protein transferase produces the protein MVRLNPHDFRFPPVDRASPEGLLAIGGDLRPERLLEAYRHGIFPWYNDDQPILWWSPDPRAVLFPNKLHVPRSLKRSLRPNVFTVTLDTSFRDVMEQCAGPRPQYPEGGTWITGDMLDAYTRLHDLGYAHSVETWQDGRLVGGLYGVAISGAFFAESMFTRVDDASKVALVRLVRQLQAWDFRLIDCQQSSPHVRRFGAEEIPRSDFMAHLTGAVALPDRRGRWEFNRED